One genomic window of Streptomonospora nanhaiensis includes the following:
- a CDS encoding chorismate-binding protein, with protein MSTTPSTPQAAPGRDLLAAVLRDPPEAFALLHRPHSGPGPDRVEVLTGTAAAVPRLADLPLPPLEGPGRARHDVVAVVPYRQLAERGFACVDDGAPLIALQVADQQEVALEEVLARVGDSGITLADGGFDIGDEDYAAVARDIINGEIGRGEGANFVLKRTFVAHIEDYSPASALTLFRRLLAQESGAYWTFAVHTPYGAFVGASPELHVSVDGGTARMNPISGTYRFPGTGPTLDGVLGFLNDAKETDELYMVVDEELKMMARVCDTVPRVVGPRLREMARLAHTEYVIEGSTRRDPRQVLGETLFAPTVTGSPLESACRVIARHEPGGRGHYSGVLALLGRDAAGARSLDSAIMIRTAEISPEGRARIGVGATLVRHSDPAAEAAETRAKAAGMIAALEGTPRSVGDHPQVRAALRRRNERVSDFWLGAAGAAAERPFAGLDVLVVDAEDTFTAMLAHQLRALGPRVEVCRFDEDPCLDGRGLVVMGPGPGDPRDLGDPKIAALRAGLRRLLADRRPFLAVCLSHQVLSQELGLEVVRRPAPNQGAQHTIDLFGSTERVGFYNTFSARSAEDVLAPALAAGPVEVSRDPWTGEVHALRGPGFASMQFHPESLLTRDGVDILGRMLAGVLAPVATEVG; from the coding sequence GTGAGCACCACCCCCTCCACCCCCCAGGCCGCCCCCGGACGCGACCTGCTGGCGGCCGTGCTGCGCGACCCGCCCGAGGCGTTCGCGCTGCTGCACCGCCCCCACTCCGGCCCCGGCCCCGACCGGGTCGAGGTCCTCACCGGCACCGCCGCGGCCGTGCCCCGGCTGGCCGACCTGCCGCTGCCGCCGCTGGAGGGGCCGGGCCGCGCCCGCCACGACGTGGTGGCCGTGGTCCCCTACCGCCAGCTCGCCGAACGCGGGTTCGCCTGCGTGGACGACGGCGCCCCGCTCATCGCGCTCCAGGTCGCCGACCAGCAGGAGGTCGCGCTGGAGGAGGTGCTGGCGCGCGTGGGCGACTCGGGGATCACCCTGGCCGACGGCGGGTTCGACATCGGCGACGAGGACTACGCCGCCGTCGCCCGCGACATCATCAACGGCGAGATCGGGCGCGGCGAGGGCGCGAACTTCGTGCTCAAGCGGACCTTCGTGGCGCACATCGAGGACTACTCCCCGGCCAGCGCGCTGACCCTCTTCCGGCGGCTGCTGGCCCAGGAGTCCGGCGCCTACTGGACGTTCGCCGTGCACACCCCCTACGGCGCGTTCGTGGGAGCATCGCCGGAGCTGCACGTCAGCGTGGACGGCGGCACCGCGCGGATGAACCCCATCAGCGGGACCTACCGGTTCCCCGGCACCGGCCCCACCCTCGACGGCGTCCTGGGCTTCCTCAACGACGCCAAGGAGACCGACGAGCTGTACATGGTCGTGGACGAGGAGCTGAAGATGATGGCCCGCGTCTGCGACACCGTGCCGCGGGTGGTGGGCCCCCGGCTGCGCGAGATGGCCCGCCTGGCCCACACCGAGTACGTGATCGAGGGGAGCACCCGCCGCGACCCCCGCCAGGTGCTCGGCGAGACCCTGTTCGCGCCCACGGTCACCGGCAGCCCGCTGGAGAGCGCCTGCCGGGTGATCGCCCGGCACGAGCCGGGCGGGCGCGGCCACTACAGCGGGGTGCTGGCCCTGCTGGGCCGCGACGCCGCCGGCGCGCGCAGCCTGGACTCGGCCATCATGATCCGCACCGCCGAGATCTCGCCGGAGGGCCGCGCCCGCATCGGCGTGGGCGCCACCCTGGTGCGCCACTCCGACCCCGCGGCCGAGGCCGCCGAGACCCGCGCCAAGGCGGCGGGCATGATCGCGGCGCTGGAGGGCACCCCGCGCAGCGTCGGCGACCACCCGCAGGTGCGGGCGGCGCTGCGGCGGCGCAACGAACGGGTGTCGGACTTCTGGCTGGGCGCCGCCGGCGCCGCCGCCGAGCGGCCCTTCGCCGGTCTGGACGTGCTGGTGGTCGACGCCGAGGACACGTTCACCGCGATGCTGGCCCACCAGTTGCGGGCGCTGGGCCCGCGGGTGGAGGTGTGCCGCTTCGACGAGGACCCGTGCCTGGACGGCCGCGGCCTGGTCGTGATGGGCCCGGGCCCGGGCGACCCGCGCGACCTGGGCGACCCCAAGATCGCGGCGCTGCGGGCGGGCCTGCGGCGGTTGCTGGCCGACCGCCGGCCGTTCCTGGCGGTCTGCCTGAGCCACCAGGTCCTCAGCCAGGAGCTGGGGCTGGAGGTGGTGCGCCGCCCCGCGCCCAACCAGGGCGCCCAGCACACCATCGACCTGTTCGGCAGCACCGAGCGCGTCGGCTTCTACAACACGTTCTCCGCGCGCAGCGCCGAGGACGTGCTCGCCCCGGCCCTGGCGGCGGGGCCGGTGGAGGTCAGCCGCGACCCCTGGACCGGCGAGGTGCACGCGCTGCGCGGCCCCGGGTTCGCCTCGATGCAGTTCCACCCGGAGTCGCTGCTCACCCGCGACGGCGTGGACATCCTCGGCCGGATGCTGGCGGGGGTGCTGGCGCCCGTGGCCACCGAGGTCGGCTGA